Proteins encoded within one genomic window of Candidatus Hydrogenedentota bacterium:
- a CDS encoding PIG-L family deacetylase, whose translation MTPEDVFLSKQRLLVIAPHADDECFGCAGTMARIKHLGGEVYCIVCSVGDLKHYDGKEGIVSGSTREQEFAKVMEFLKVDDWEVLYRDAETHLRLDVIPRRDLVAKFEREARLALDRLKPTMLAIPVSSYNQDHEAVFRASWTAARPGVPTAKPFQRIVLGYDNTSLFWSLEREKFHPNFYIDISDFLEHKLKALTMHESQMRDPIHHSSPQNVEYTARVRGREVSVEAAEGYMVFRHVL comes from the coding sequence TTGACACCTGAAGACGTGTTCCTTTCGAAACAGCGCCTCCTGGTTATTGCGCCGCACGCGGACGACGAATGCTTCGGCTGCGCGGGCACCATGGCACGCATCAAACATCTCGGTGGCGAGGTCTATTGCATCGTATGTTCCGTCGGCGACCTCAAGCACTACGACGGCAAAGAAGGGATCGTCTCCGGAAGTACCCGCGAACAGGAATTCGCGAAGGTGATGGAGTTTCTGAAAGTCGATGACTGGGAAGTGCTATACCGCGACGCGGAGACGCACCTGCGCCTCGACGTGATTCCCCGGCGCGACCTTGTCGCTAAGTTCGAACGCGAAGCCCGGCTGGCGTTGGACCGCCTCAAACCCACCATGCTTGCGATTCCGGTGTCGTCTTACAACCAGGATCACGAAGCCGTGTTTCGCGCCTCGTGGACCGCGGCGCGTCCCGGCGTGCCTACCGCAAAACCGTTCCAACGCATTGTGCTCGGCTACGACAACACCTCGCTGTTCTGGAGCCTGGAGCGCGAAAAGTTTCACCCGAACTTCTACATAGACATTTCGGATTTCCTCGAGCACAAGCTCAAAGCGCTTACCATGCACGAATCGCAAATGCGCGATCCGATTCACCATTCGAGTCCGCAAAACGTCGAGTACACCGCGCGCGTGCGTGGCCGCGAAGTCAGCGTCGAGGCCGCGGAAGGGTACATGGTGTTTCGCCACGTATTGTAG
- a CDS encoding alpha/beta hydrolase, whose amino-acid sequence MKHKVLRIGFAVVLLLFAAAGSGAWLLSGKAFERTPGQYFDSNGVRIYYIEEGKGEPVILVHGFAANADLNWRMPKIIEDLSKDYRVIALDNRGHGLSDKPHEAGKYGLEMVEDVVRLMDHLKIEKAHVVGYSMGAFITLKLITMHPERLLSAAPCGGGWEKNAGEDRQVWRTELIASLEQGNGFGPLMTLVDPKRGLFSGIRKWTVNRTLKGLNDQAALAEVLRELPQLAVTEEQLRANTVPTLSIVGSDDPLKTGVDNMTGVMANLEVVVIQGGNHITLLRKKEHSEQFIKALREFLAKHRATAAALGEDATREVQYAPYRWAASMKAM is encoded by the coding sequence ATGAAGCACAAGGTTCTTCGCATTGGATTTGCAGTAGTGCTTCTTCTGTTCGCGGCCGCGGGCTCGGGAGCATGGCTGTTGTCGGGCAAAGCGTTCGAACGCACTCCGGGTCAGTATTTTGATTCCAACGGCGTGCGCATTTACTACATTGAAGAGGGTAAAGGCGAGCCCGTCATTCTCGTTCACGGGTTCGCCGCAAATGCGGACCTCAATTGGCGAATGCCCAAGATCATTGAGGATCTGTCGAAGGACTACCGCGTCATCGCGCTCGACAACAGGGGACACGGTCTTAGCGACAAACCGCACGAAGCCGGCAAATACGGCTTGGAAATGGTGGAAGACGTCGTCCGTCTTATGGACCATCTGAAGATTGAGAAGGCGCATGTGGTCGGATATTCCATGGGCGCATTCATCACGCTGAAACTTATCACGATGCATCCCGAGCGCTTGTTGAGCGCGGCGCCCTGCGGTGGGGGATGGGAGAAGAATGCGGGTGAAGATCGCCAGGTATGGCGCACCGAATTGATCGCTTCGCTCGAACAGGGTAATGGCTTTGGCCCGCTCATGACTCTGGTTGACCCCAAGCGCGGTCTGTTCAGCGGCATTCGGAAATGGACAGTCAATCGCACGCTAAAAGGTCTGAATGACCAGGCCGCGTTAGCCGAAGTGCTGCGCGAACTGCCCCAGCTTGCGGTCACCGAGGAACAACTGCGCGCAAACACAGTTCCTACGTTATCAATCGTGGGTTCCGACGATCCTCTGAAGACCGGCGTCGACAACATGACGGGTGTCATGGCGAATCTTGAAGTCGTGGTTATTCAGGGCGGCAATCACATCACGCTGCTCCGTAAGAAAGAACACAGCGAACAGTTCATCAAGGCCTTGCGCGAGTTTCTCGCCAAGCACCGCGCCACTGCGGCAGCGCTCGGCGAAGACGCAACGCGTGAGGTTCAGTACGCCCCGTACCGGTGGGCCGCCTCGATGAAGGCGATGTAG
- a CDS encoding uroporphyrinogen decarboxylase family protein, whose protein sequence is MTSRERLLCALNGKIPDRVPISTYELSGWNSKAFENIDPSYKVMMDAIREGTDCVCMWDPASNVTFLESSARVPIETTEERGEDRVITRRTIHTPRGPLTEMSEVVDNVYTVWRSERCCKSPSDVDAALSVPYEPLTYDYSDYDRIAREVGDHGILMASVPDALCLAAEMMEFGAFTVWALTETEHFIRTLDTLHERNMENLRRMLSGRVLDLYRIFGPEYASPPYLPPELFARFVTPYARDMVRVLHEHGAKVRLHSHGRIGLVIDAIVATECDALDPCEPPPDGDITLADLKRSVGDRLCLFGNIELKQLELDEPESVERTVRQCMEDAKAGGGYVIMPTASPITSPLSKKTEANYIAFIEAAHRYGAY, encoded by the coding sequence ATGACTTCGCGCGAGCGGCTTCTCTGTGCACTAAACGGCAAAATACCCGACCGCGTGCCCATTTCGACCTACGAGTTGTCGGGCTGGAATTCGAAGGCCTTCGAGAACATCGACCCTTCCTACAAGGTCATGATGGACGCGATTCGTGAAGGCACGGATTGTGTCTGTATGTGGGACCCGGCCAGCAACGTAACGTTCCTTGAATCGTCGGCGCGCGTGCCCATAGAGACGACTGAAGAGCGCGGGGAAGATCGCGTCATCACGCGGCGCACGATTCACACGCCGCGCGGTCCACTCACGGAAATGTCCGAAGTGGTTGATAACGTGTACACCGTGTGGCGGTCGGAGCGCTGCTGCAAATCGCCGTCGGATGTGGATGCGGCGCTGTCCGTTCCGTATGAGCCTCTGACGTACGACTATTCCGATTACGATCGGATTGCCCGCGAGGTGGGTGACCACGGCATTCTGATGGCGTCGGTGCCGGATGCCTTGTGTCTTGCGGCGGAGATGATGGAGTTCGGCGCGTTCACGGTGTGGGCGCTCACGGAAACCGAGCACTTTATACGTACGCTCGATACGCTGCACGAGCGCAACATGGAGAACTTGCGGCGCATGCTTTCCGGGCGCGTGCTCGATCTGTACCGCATCTTCGGCCCGGAATATGCCAGTCCGCCCTACCTGCCGCCGGAGCTGTTTGCGAGGTTCGTGACGCCGTACGCGCGCGACATGGTCCGCGTGCTGCACGAGCACGGCGCGAAGGTACGTTTGCACAGCCACGGGCGGATTGGACTCGTGATCGACGCCATTGTCGCAACCGAGTGCGATGCGCTCGATCCGTGTGAGCCGCCACCCGACGGCGACATAACGCTGGCGGATTTGAAGCGTAGCGTCGGCGATCGCTTGTGCCTGTTCGGCAACATCGAGCTGAAGCAGTTGGAGCTGGATGAGCCCGAGTCAGTTGAGCGAACGGTGAGACAGTGTATGGAAGATGCGAAGGCCGGAGGGGGCTACGTAATCATGCCGACGGCCTCGCCCATTACCAGTCCACTCTCGAAGAAGACTGAAGCGAACTACATCGCCTTCATCGAGGCGGCCCACCGGTACGGGGCGTACTGA
- a CDS encoding DUF3592 domain-containing protein, translated as MDSSTGTPPFRTWRMLVLILAGIALVGCAVYVAQLVRLRESFSLDWRGTPIQGTVEIINTEQYRLRYELSTGIMAQTVKGTLPLYQKLVRDGESVTVMYDPLNPTNFQARGQSYVGTAIVGMLFLAGMGCVLYARRAAIRSKRAATTPAPADNGERRKKKS; from the coding sequence TTGGATAGTTCAACCGGCACACCACCGTTCCGCACGTGGCGCATGCTTGTGTTGATCCTCGCGGGCATCGCGTTGGTAGGGTGCGCCGTGTATGTCGCGCAGCTTGTGCGACTGCGGGAGTCCTTTTCGCTGGATTGGCGCGGCACGCCCATTCAAGGGACGGTGGAAATCATCAACACGGAACAATACCGGCTGCGCTACGAGCTTTCGACGGGCATCATGGCTCAGACTGTCAAGGGCACGTTGCCGTTGTACCAGAAGTTAGTTCGCGACGGCGAGAGCGTGACGGTGATGTATGATCCGCTAAACCCGACCAACTTTCAGGCGCGCGGGCAGTCGTATGTGGGCACGGCCATTGTGGGCATGCTGTTTCTCGCTGGTATGGGGTGCGTGCTGTATGCGCGGCGCGCCGCCATTCGCTCCAAGCGCGCTGCGACTACGCCGGCTCCGGCGGACAACGGAGAAAGACGAAAGAAGAAGTCGTAG
- a CDS encoding sugar phosphate isomerase/epimerase, with amino-acid sequence MYVSVRDNMVASGGTESPAALMRKMGVEAVEINLQQDFKVRAMDSHDNIVLSNDADVDAYKARLANVGIRACGLLTARDFSASDMDASIAWLARSIEIADRLGASCVRIDSAMSKERELDFGTRVDMFSKGLKGALDRTSGSKVTLGIENHGFQGNNLAFLLNVYEEVGSDRLGSTMDVGNFYWRGYPLSEVYGILRILAPHTKHTHIKNINYPEDKREITREAGWEYSTYMCPIAQGDIDIQRVAQLLKNAGYTGDLCLEDESLERYEGDERLKYLEEDVKHLQKIAAAIG; translated from the coding sequence ATGTACGTGTCGGTTCGCGATAACATGGTCGCCTCGGGCGGTACGGAAAGCCCTGCGGCATTGATGAGAAAGATGGGCGTCGAGGCCGTGGAGATCAACCTTCAGCAGGATTTCAAGGTCCGTGCGATGGATTCGCACGACAACATCGTGCTGTCGAACGACGCGGACGTGGACGCGTACAAGGCACGTCTTGCCAACGTGGGCATTCGCGCGTGCGGTCTGCTCACGGCGCGCGATTTCAGCGCAAGCGATATGGATGCGAGCATCGCATGGCTGGCTCGGTCCATCGAAATCGCGGACCGCTTGGGCGCGTCGTGCGTTCGCATCGATTCGGCCATGTCGAAGGAACGCGAACTCGATTTTGGGACGCGCGTCGATATGTTTTCGAAGGGGTTGAAGGGCGCGCTTGACCGCACCAGCGGCTCGAAGGTGACGTTGGGAATTGAGAACCACGGTTTTCAAGGCAACAACCTCGCTTTTCTCTTAAATGTGTATGAGGAGGTCGGTTCCGATCGGCTCGGTTCGACGATGGACGTCGGCAATTTCTACTGGCGCGGTTATCCTTTATCGGAAGTCTACGGAATCTTGCGCATTCTCGCGCCGCACACGAAGCACACGCACATCAAAAACATCAATTACCCAGAAGACAAGCGCGAAATCACGCGCGAGGCGGGTTGGGAATACAGCACGTACATGTGTCCGATTGCGCAAGGCGACATCGATATTCAACGCGTCGCGCAACTGCTCAAGAACGCCGGATACACGGGCGACCTGTGCCTGGAAGACGAATCCCTCGAACGGTATGAAGGCGACGAACGGCTCAAGTACCTCGAAGAGGACGTAAAACACCTCCAGAAGATTGCGGCAGCCATTGGATAG
- the pabB gene encoding aminodeoxychorismate synthase component I has product MSEAGEIRFISRTGHRGYRNPRDVVEARTVGDVLPALEQIERAVAKGMHAAGFVAYEAAPAFDAALACHDPSDLPLLWFALYDGIDERRQPPPGDNYAVGTREPRVSEAEYAACIARIRDWIASGDTYQVNYTFPMDATFSGSPLDCFYQLAQSQRSDHCAYMDTGRFQLLSASPELFFSLADGVLRTRPMKGTHARGRWTAEDAAFAEALRASEKERAENVMIVDLLRNDMGRISETGSVHVERLFETERYPTVWQMTSTIASRTGANVPEILNALFPSGSVTGAPKIRTMEIIKEIEPHPRGIYCGTMGWWEPGGRAEFNVAIRTMTVDSEKGTATYSVGSGVTWDSSASAEYAECVSKAAVLHNLGEHFDLLESILLREDYYLLSEHLERLRDSATFFDFHYDQAAIESLLTAKREVWRAEYGDAPLKVRLLLSRDQSVRVEAAPAPESTRVRVGFAAHPIDENNVYLFHKTTRRGAYEAARASRPDCDDVILWNARGEATESTTANLVVEVEGKRLTPPIPCALLAGTFRARLLAEGAIEEAVLTKSDVRAAAAIHLINSVRGWIPVEWVDEQGSNR; this is encoded by the coding sequence ATGAGCGAAGCAGGCGAGATTCGGTTCATCTCCAGGACGGGTCATCGGGGGTATCGAAACCCACGCGATGTCGTCGAGGCGCGCACCGTCGGCGATGTGTTGCCGGCGCTGGAACAGATCGAGCGCGCTGTCGCGAAGGGAATGCACGCGGCGGGGTTCGTTGCCTACGAGGCCGCGCCAGCGTTTGATGCCGCGCTCGCGTGCCACGATCCGTCGGACTTGCCCTTGTTGTGGTTTGCTCTCTACGACGGCATCGATGAGCGGCGGCAACCGCCACCGGGCGATAACTATGCCGTGGGTACGCGGGAGCCGCGTGTGTCGGAGGCAGAGTATGCGGCGTGCATCGCGCGTATACGTGACTGGATCGCTTCAGGCGATACGTATCAGGTGAACTATACCTTTCCGATGGACGCGACGTTCTCGGGTTCGCCGTTGGATTGTTTTTACCAATTGGCGCAGTCGCAACGATCCGATCATTGCGCGTACATGGATACGGGGCGTTTTCAATTGCTGTCGGCGTCGCCGGAATTGTTCTTTTCGCTGGCGGACGGGGTGTTGCGCACGCGGCCGATGAAGGGCACCCACGCGAGAGGGCGGTGGACTGCGGAAGACGCAGCGTTTGCCGAAGCGTTGCGCGCGTCGGAGAAGGAACGCGCGGAGAACGTGATGATCGTCGATCTCCTGCGCAACGACATGGGCCGTATCAGCGAAACAGGTTCCGTGCATGTGGAGCGCCTCTTTGAGACGGAGCGCTATCCGACGGTGTGGCAGATGACTTCGACGATTGCGTCGCGCACGGGCGCCAACGTACCCGAAATACTCAACGCGCTGTTTCCTTCCGGCTCCGTAACGGGTGCGCCCAAGATCCGCACGATGGAAATCATCAAGGAAATCGAACCCCATCCGCGCGGCATCTATTGCGGCACGATGGGCTGGTGGGAGCCGGGTGGGCGCGCGGAGTTCAACGTCGCCATTCGCACAATGACCGTAGACTCTGAGAAGGGGACCGCCACGTACTCGGTGGGAAGCGGCGTCACGTGGGATTCGTCGGCATCCGCCGAATATGCGGAATGCGTGTCGAAAGCGGCGGTACTGCACAACCTCGGCGAGCATTTCGATCTATTGGAATCGATCCTTTTGCGTGAGGACTACTATCTACTTTCTGAACACTTGGAACGTCTTCGCGATAGCGCCACGTTCTTCGACTTTCACTATGATCAGGCTGCGATCGAATCGCTCTTAACTGCAAAGAGGGAAGTATGGCGAGCGGAGTATGGTGACGCGCCCTTGAAGGTCCGGTTGTTGCTCTCACGCGATCAGAGTGTGCGGGTCGAGGCTGCGCCGGCGCCCGAGTCGACGCGTGTGCGGGTGGGCTTCGCCGCGCACCCCATCGACGAGAACAACGTGTATTTGTTCCACAAGACCACGCGTCGCGGGGCGTACGAGGCGGCGCGGGCGTCGCGTCCCGATTGCGACGATGTGATACTGTGGAACGCGCGCGGCGAGGCAACGGAGAGTACGACGGCCAATCTCGTCGTGGAAGTGGAAGGCAAGCGCCTGACTCCGCCGATACCGTGCGCGCTGCTGGCGGGCACGTTTCGGGCGCGCCTGTTGGCGGAAGGCGCAATCGAGGAAGCGGTGTTGACGAAGAGCGACGTGCGCGCCGCAGCAGCCATTCACTTGATCAACTCCGTCCGTGGTTGGATTCCCGTGGAATGGGTCGACGAGCAAGGTAGCAATCGGTGA
- a CDS encoding carboxypeptidase regulatory-like domain-containing protein, translated as MFCSAHTRLSRIAVAVAVLGPLVWAGTVHAADTALPKRVVVETRTGPYFEVDVALTTPGKDVDELSAAGYNVTNVNGNVATLYVTADELLWLYSDGYSMLRVEQQPTAPPEPETAQPKALGAYHGYTSLTTELQTYADNHTSICRIYTLGQSVQGRELWAMLITDNPDVDEEEPEFKYVSTMHGDEPIGTELCLYLIDYLLAQYGTVQRVTDLVDNTAIWIVPCMNPDGLVAGTRYNSNGADLNRSFPERTEIAGTLFDQSPLNETGRPIEVQHVMQWTADNSFVLSANLHSGALLFNYLYDDDGKGSGVDAPTPDDTLIEALSLRYASHNTPMYTNSSPSFTNGIVNGSLWYEASGSMQDWNYRYVGCIEGTVELSTTKKPSAALLPTFWSDNQESMLSYIEGIHRGVRGLVTSSVDDSPVYAKVTVAGNAQPVFTDADVGDYYRLLLPGTYDLKFAAVGFENKTVEDVTVVDGAATRQDVELTPIDADVNNDAVVDAADIQVVVLAILGQPNGGFDADVDKSGAVNTVDLQSVVVALLKQ; from the coding sequence ATGTTTTGCTCCGCACATACCCGGTTATCGCGCATAGCCGTGGCGGTGGCGGTGCTCGGGCCATTGGTGTGGGCCGGGACCGTCCACGCTGCCGATACCGCTCTGCCTAAGCGCGTCGTTGTGGAGACCCGGACGGGTCCTTACTTCGAGGTGGATGTTGCGCTCACGACACCGGGCAAAGACGTGGATGAACTGTCGGCGGCGGGGTACAACGTCACGAACGTCAACGGCAACGTAGCCACGTTGTACGTGACCGCGGACGAGCTGCTTTGGCTGTATTCGGACGGCTACTCGATGCTCCGCGTCGAGCAACAACCCACGGCTCCGCCTGAACCTGAGACAGCGCAACCGAAGGCGTTGGGCGCGTATCACGGATACACAAGCCTCACGACGGAGTTGCAGACGTACGCCGATAACCACACGTCCATTTGCCGGATATATACGCTCGGGCAAAGCGTGCAGGGTCGGGAACTGTGGGCGATGTTGATTACCGACAATCCCGACGTGGATGAGGAAGAGCCCGAGTTCAAGTACGTTTCCACGATGCACGGAGACGAACCTATCGGCACGGAACTTTGTCTGTATCTGATCGACTATCTGCTTGCGCAGTATGGCACCGTGCAGCGCGTGACGGACCTCGTCGATAACACGGCCATCTGGATCGTGCCGTGCATGAATCCGGACGGATTGGTCGCGGGTACGCGCTACAACTCGAATGGAGCTGACCTCAACCGCAGTTTCCCGGAACGCACGGAAATTGCGGGGACCCTCTTTGACCAGTCGCCGCTAAATGAAACAGGCAGGCCCATCGAGGTTCAGCATGTCATGCAGTGGACGGCCGACAACAGCTTTGTGTTGTCGGCGAATCTCCATTCGGGTGCGCTGCTTTTCAATTATCTTTATGACGACGACGGAAAAGGCTCGGGTGTGGATGCGCCGACTCCGGACGATACGCTGATTGAAGCGCTTTCGTTGCGCTATGCCTCGCACAACACGCCGATGTACACGAATTCATCGCCGTCTTTCACCAACGGCATTGTGAACGGCTCGCTGTGGTATGAAGCGTCGGGAAGCATGCAGGACTGGAACTACCGGTATGTCGGCTGCATCGAAGGCACGGTTGAGTTGTCTACCACCAAGAAGCCGAGCGCGGCGCTGTTGCCGACGTTTTGGTCAGACAACCAGGAGTCGATGCTGTCGTATATCGAAGGCATCCACAGGGGCGTGCGCGGGCTTGTGACGTCGTCGGTTGATGACAGCCCCGTGTATGCGAAGGTGACGGTTGCGGGGAATGCGCAGCCGGTCTTCACCGATGCCGACGTGGGCGATTATTACCGCTTGCTGTTGCCGGGAACCTATGACCTGAAGTTTGCCGCGGTTGGTTTTGAGAACAAGACTGTTGAAGACGTGACGGTTGTCGACGGCGCGGCAACTCGGCAGGATGTCGAACTCACACCCATTGATGCCGACGTTAATAACGACGCCGTTGTCGACGCAGCGGACATCCAGGTGGTCGTGCTGGCCATTCTGGGACAGCCCAACGGCGGATTCGACGCCGACGTGGACAAAAGCGGCGCGGTGAATACCGTCGATCTGCAGAGTGTTGTTGTTGCCCTCCTCAAGCAGTAG
- a CDS encoding glycoside hydrolase family 43 protein — MIAHLLIAAACLTTAAEATLSLSDFRIRDPFVLPVPEEGAYYLYGTSMHLPAATGFDAYTSTDLKTWKGPIPVFRPEQGFWATGSYWAPEVYAYKGRYYMFATFHSKERNRGTQVLVADKPSGPFRVHSDGPVTPKEWLCLDGTLFVDDAQQPWMVFCHEWLQVKDGEICAVKLSPELDRAIDKPVLLFKATDAKWVVETGDTKHKGFVTDGPFLHRAKSGALWMLWSSFGEGGYKTALAISDSGSLLGPWKQCEKPIFEDDGGHAMLFTSFDGTLLMSLHRPNRHPDERAIILKATETDGTLILTPMPDPTPSAR; from the coding sequence ATGATTGCTCACCTCTTGATTGCCGCCGCATGCCTAACAACTGCGGCGGAGGCCACTCTGTCGCTTTCGGATTTCAGAATTCGCGATCCGTTTGTGCTTCCCGTGCCGGAGGAGGGCGCGTATTACTTGTATGGAACCAGCATGCACCTTCCGGCCGCGACAGGATTCGATGCGTACACAAGCACGGACCTGAAGACGTGGAAGGGCCCGATTCCCGTGTTCAGGCCGGAGCAGGGCTTCTGGGCGACGGGCTCGTATTGGGCGCCGGAGGTCTATGCGTATAAGGGGCGCTATTACATGTTCGCGACGTTCCATTCGAAGGAGCGCAATCGTGGTACGCAGGTACTGGTTGCGGATAAGCCTTCGGGACCGTTTCGCGTGCACAGCGATGGCCCGGTCACGCCGAAAGAGTGGCTCTGCCTGGACGGCACGCTCTTCGTTGACGATGCCCAGCAGCCGTGGATGGTGTTCTGTCATGAATGGTTGCAGGTGAAAGACGGCGAAATCTGTGCGGTGAAGCTCTCGCCCGAGTTGGACCGCGCCATCGACAAGCCGGTGCTGTTGTTCAAGGCAACCGATGCGAAGTGGGTCGTGGAAACGGGCGACACGAAGCACAAGGGATTTGTAACGGACGGCCCATTCCTGCACCGCGCGAAGTCGGGCGCACTTTGGATGCTGTGGTCGAGCTTTGGCGAGGGTGGCTACAAAACCGCTCTGGCCATTTCGGACTCGGGAAGCCTCCTGGGGCCATGGAAGCAATGCGAGAAGCCCATTTTTGAGGATGATGGCGGACACGCCATGCTCTTCACGTCTTTCGACGGTACTCTTCTGATGTCGTTGCACCGCCCGAATCGCCACCCGGACGAGCGCGCGATAATCCTGAAGGCCACGGAAACGGACGGGACTCTCATATTGACTCCGATGCCCGACCCGACCCCGTCAGCACGGTAA
- a CDS encoding TIM barrel protein encodes MVSRRSFLTATAASVAGAALLRPSVSSAAAPEGKPFSKLPLRMGVQPGFFEGTMAEQMQAIADWGFPGYEYMWPDADKVAESRALAEKLGLESTCIGGVGAIAPGNMVDKSKHDDMEKMFRKNVQMAKDINTKRLIGLSGNTDPNKSIEAQTENVVTCLKRLAPIAEDNGVIIIMEALNPLVDHKGYFLTRTDQTMDILEKVGSPNVKMLFDIYHQQITEGNVIRNLTNNIDRIGHFHVADNPGRKQPGTGELNYTNIFKAIASTKYDGFVSLECGKTGTVEEALNDVLRFFEWAKV; translated from the coding sequence ATGGTATCTCGTCGTTCGTTTCTAACTGCCACGGCGGCATCGGTTGCCGGTGCGGCATTGCTTCGTCCATCGGTGAGTTCGGCGGCAGCGCCGGAGGGCAAGCCGTTCTCGAAGCTGCCGCTTCGCATGGGCGTACAACCCGGGTTCTTCGAAGGCACGATGGCCGAGCAGATGCAGGCGATTGCGGATTGGGGATTTCCGGGTTACGAGTACATGTGGCCGGATGCCGACAAGGTGGCGGAATCGCGCGCGCTTGCGGAGAAGCTTGGTCTTGAATCCACGTGCATCGGCGGCGTGGGCGCGATCGCTCCCGGCAACATGGTGGACAAGTCGAAGCATGACGACATGGAGAAGATGTTCCGCAAAAACGTGCAGATGGCGAAAGACATCAACACGAAGCGGCTGATTGGATTGAGCGGCAACACCGATCCGAACAAGTCCATTGAGGCGCAGACGGAGAACGTGGTGACGTGTTTGAAGCGCCTTGCCCCCATCGCGGAAGACAACGGCGTGATTATCATCATGGAAGCCTTGAATCCTCTTGTCGATCACAAGGGATACTTCCTGACGCGCACCGATCAGACCATGGACATTCTCGAAAAGGTCGGCAGCCCTAACGTGAAGATGCTGTTCGATATTTATCATCAGCAGATCACGGAAGGTAACGTCATTCGTAATCTCACGAACAACATCGACCGGATCGGGCATTTCCATGTCGCGGACAATCCCGGCCGTAAACAGCCCGGCACCGGCGAGCTCAATTACACGAACATCTTCAAAGCCATCGCGTCGACGAAGTACGACGGGTTTGTGTCGCTCGAATGCGGCAAGACGGGCACGGTTGAAGAGGCGTTGAACGACGTGCTCCGATTCTTTGAGTGGGCCAAGGTGTAG